In the Methylomonas rhizoryzae genome, one interval contains:
- a CDS encoding D-amino acid aminotransferase, whose amino-acid sequence MSDTVYLNGEYLPLAQAKVSVLDRGFLFGDGIYEVIPVYRGRLFRLEEHVTRLNNSLRAIRLELTKTATEWQAIFQPLLEQDKDQSVYLQITRGYAPKRDHGFPHPMVPTIFAMCNEIKAFPGRVAGIKAITVDDIRWQLCHVKAITLLANILMRQEALDQDCEEAILVRNGYVTEGAASNLFAVIDGELITPPKNHEILSGITRDVILELAAANSIAYREDVIAVEALQDASEVWVASSTREVVPVVEIDGMPVGDGKPGPLFFRMDQLLQQFKQSLV is encoded by the coding sequence ATGAGCGATACCGTCTATTTGAACGGCGAATATTTGCCGTTGGCCCAGGCCAAAGTGTCGGTACTCGATCGCGGCTTTTTGTTCGGAGACGGCATTTACGAAGTGATTCCGGTATATCGCGGCCGCCTGTTTCGCTTGGAGGAACACGTCACTCGTTTGAATAACAGCTTGCGGGCGATACGGTTGGAGCTTACCAAAACCGCGACGGAATGGCAGGCGATTTTTCAGCCGCTGTTGGAACAGGACAAAGACCAGTCCGTCTACTTGCAAATTACCCGCGGATACGCACCCAAGCGAGATCACGGATTTCCGCATCCTATGGTACCGACCATATTCGCGATGTGTAACGAGATCAAAGCCTTTCCGGGGCGGGTAGCGGGAATTAAAGCGATTACCGTGGACGATATTCGCTGGCAGTTATGCCATGTCAAAGCGATTACCTTGTTGGCCAACATCTTGATGCGGCAAGAAGCTTTGGATCAGGACTGCGAAGAAGCGATTTTGGTACGTAACGGTTATGTCACCGAAGGCGCTGCCAGCAATTTGTTTGCGGTGATCGATGGGGAATTGATCACGCCGCCCAAGAACCACGAAATTTTGTCAGGCATTACCCGCGACGTGATTTTGGAATTGGCCGCGGCTAACAGTATCGCTTACCGGGAGGACGTTATCGCCGTCGAAGCCCTGCAAGATGCCAGCGAAGTATGGGTGGCAAGCTCCACCCGGGAAGTCGTGCCGGTGGTTGAAATCGACGGCATGCCGGTAGGCGACGGCAAACCCGGCCCGCTGTTTTTCCGCATGGATCAATTGTTGCAGCAGTTCAAGCAGTCCTTAGTATGA
- a CDS encoding YbeD family protein, with translation MSETESLLEFPCRFAIKAVGKSSPGFDAVVVEIVRRHVADIHEGAVSSRPSKGGTYVSVTVMIEATSRAQLDAIYQGLVDHPDVLMAL, from the coding sequence ATGAGCGAAACAGAAAGTTTGCTGGAATTTCCCTGCCGGTTCGCGATAAAGGCGGTCGGTAAGAGCAGCCCGGGCTTCGATGCCGTAGTGGTCGAAATCGTGCGCCGCCACGTGGCCGACATCCACGAAGGCGCGGTCAGCAGTCGTCCGAGTAAAGGCGGCACGTATGTTTCGGTCACCGTCATGATAGAAGCGACCAGCCGTGCGCAATTGGATGCCATTTATCAAGGCTTGGTGGACCATCCCGACGTGTTGATGGCGCTTTAA
- a CDS encoding D-alanyl-D-alanine carboxypeptidase family protein — protein sequence MVIMKLSLSSAAAFFLGLLFLLSAPARAAGPAFTPAPPSIAGSSYFLMDFNSSRVLAEKDPDKRVSPASLTKIMTVYVVFRELKSGHLTLDEKVTVSQNAWQTGGSKMFIEVNKQVSVEDLLQGVIIQSGNDASVALAEHVAGSEQTFADMMNEQAARLGMVNSHFENATGLPSPNHYSSAHDLALLAQAVIRDFPEFYRWDSQKEFTYNGITQTNRNLLLWRDASVDGLKTGFTDDAGYCMVASAKREDMRLISVVMGTASPNARANESQSLLNYGFRFFETHRLYQAGTPLTETRVRKGEKSLLPVGVGEDVYVTAPRKHFNELKPESQLDKVVIAPLKKGDTVGSLIVTLNGETVLTKPLVAMEDVAEGSFFRRLYDAALVFLER from the coding sequence ATGGTAATCATGAAGTTGTCTTTGTCTTCAGCGGCTGCATTTTTTCTGGGCCTGTTATTTTTGTTATCCGCGCCGGCTCGGGCCGCCGGTCCGGCTTTTACTCCCGCTCCGCCTAGCATTGCCGGCAGCAGTTACTTTTTGATGGATTTCAACAGCAGCCGTGTGTTAGCCGAAAAAGATCCGGATAAACGGGTATCCCCGGCAAGTTTGACCAAGATCATGACGGTTTACGTGGTGTTTCGCGAACTGAAATCCGGCCATCTGACCCTGGACGAAAAAGTGACCGTCAGTCAAAACGCCTGGCAGACCGGCGGTTCCAAAATGTTTATCGAGGTCAACAAACAAGTCTCGGTGGAAGATTTACTGCAAGGCGTGATCATTCAATCGGGCAACGATGCCAGCGTCGCACTGGCCGAGCACGTGGCCGGCAGCGAGCAAACCTTTGCCGACATGATGAACGAACAAGCGGCGCGCTTGGGCATGGTCAACAGCCACTTCGAGAATGCGACCGGTTTGCCGAGTCCCAACCATTACAGTAGTGCCCACGATCTGGCCTTGCTGGCGCAGGCTGTGATTCGCGACTTTCCGGAATTTTACCGCTGGGATTCGCAAAAAGAATTCACTTATAACGGTATCACTCAAACCAACCGGAATTTGCTGTTGTGGCGCGACGCGTCGGTGGACGGCTTGAAAACCGGTTTCACCGACGATGCCGGCTATTGCATGGTGGCGTCCGCCAAGCGGGAGGACATGCGCTTGATTTCGGTGGTCATGGGTACTGCCAGTCCCAATGCGCGGGCTAACGAAAGCCAATCGCTGTTGAACTACGGTTTTCGGTTTTTCGAAACGCATAGGTTGTATCAAGCCGGTACCCCGTTAACCGAAACCCGGGTGCGCAAAGGCGAAAAATCCCTGTTGCCGGTTGGGGTGGGTGAGGACGTCTACGTCACTGCTCCGCGCAAGCATTTCAACGAATTAAAACCGGAAAGCCAATTGGATAAAGTGGTGATAGCACCGTTGAAAAAAGGCGACACGGTCGGCAGCTTGATAGTCACTTTAAACGGCGAAACCGTGTTGACCAAACCGTTGGTAGCCATGGAAGATGTCGCTGAAGGCAGCTTTTTCCGCCGATTGTACGACGCCGCTTTGGTATTTTTGGAGCGTTGA
- a CDS encoding VPLPA-CTERM sorting domain-containing protein — protein sequence MTNTTLAKAISTLIAGTALVCTSGSAAASTTMYNTFTTTAKSATDGWTRIADSNGDGYGTGPESKGNSGLILPWAGTTGNKLPFDYTGSSHLNWAVQLSGEGDTAQISGADSMARYGFDAEIDTGGGAWRDTGLDGNGNPTATGPTGWKHQTDIGLISSDVTQWVTINLTALSQLQSPTYSQFGVTVFEGMDTNTGDYVHHGSWNNASKPYTLDNPFGTTGLTNIGYSDNVDAVAGFTFLAQAGQIYTIYLGGVDFSRWNAGVDNYRMDITTALTAPVPLPAAAWLFGSAFAGLLGFSGRKKARLSA from the coding sequence ATGACCAATACTACTTTAGCGAAAGCTATCTCCACTCTGATCGCCGGCACCGCGCTGGTCTGCACCAGCGGCTCCGCTGCAGCTTCGACCACCATGTATAACACCTTTACCACCACCGCCAAGAGCGCAACCGACGGTTGGACGCGAATCGCCGATAGCAACGGTGACGGTTACGGTACCGGACCGGAAAGCAAAGGTAACTCCGGCTTGATCCTGCCTTGGGCGGGTACTACCGGTAATAAACTGCCGTTCGACTATACCGGTTCTTCGCATTTGAATTGGGCGGTACAGCTCAGCGGTGAAGGCGATACGGCGCAAATCTCCGGCGCCGATTCCATGGCAAGATACGGATTCGACGCGGAAATCGATACCGGCGGCGGCGCGTGGCGCGATACCGGATTAGACGGCAACGGCAATCCGACCGCGACCGGACCCACCGGTTGGAAACATCAAACAGACATCGGTCTGATTTCGTCGGACGTGACGCAATGGGTTACGATCAACCTGACGGCATTGAGCCAGCTGCAATCGCCAACCTACAGCCAGTTCGGCGTCACGGTTTTCGAAGGCATGGACACCAATACCGGCGATTACGTGCATCACGGTTCTTGGAATAACGCCTCCAAGCCTTACACCTTGGACAATCCGTTCGGAACTACCGGCTTAACCAATATCGGCTATAGCGACAACGTCGACGCGGTTGCCGGATTCACCTTCCTGGCGCAAGCCGGGCAGATTTACACCATTTATCTCGGCGGGGTGGATTTCTCCAGATGGAACGCCGGGGTAGATAACTACCGCATGGATATTACGACCGCGCTGACCGCGCCGGTGCCGCTACCCGCAGCCGCGTGGCTGTTCGGTAGCGCTTTTGCGGGTTTGTTAGGTTTTAGCGGACGTAAAAAAGCGCGCTTGTCCGCTTAA
- a CDS encoding lysophospholipid acyltransferase family protein produces MIDAERILQETYPDANWGKHNKLVIKTLRKLLHEDDFNNVIRKNQHLRGYAFLDKLLNYFDFSYQVSSSSYNNIPAEGRLLIVANHPIGTLDGLALVKLIRSVRPDVRIVANRVLTYMEPLQSVFLPVDVLSEKKAFKESYKAMLDALESEQALIMFPAGEVSRITPKGIRDGKWQSGFIKLAKKTRCPILPVHLQAKNSALFYSMSTLYKPLGTMLLVKEMFNKNGQEIKIKVGAPIPYQAIVNSDQSDKQLCQTFRKHVLNLGKKNKLALFETFEAVQHPADAKAIKKALYQSRLLGETRDRKKIFLYQFQDDCPVMQEIGRLRELTFRTVEEGTGTPTDIDKFDVYYSHLVLWDENDLEIVGAYRIGEGPKIMASHGIDGFYTSTLFDLTSEFARFLPNSLELGRSFVQPRYWGQHSLDYLWYGIGAYLREQPDIKYLFGPVSISNAYPQLAKELIIGFYRQQFGSELPSAKAKQPFLLSEQCRQFAAQEFAADYSTSFKVLNSELKKLGVKVPTLYKQYVELCVDKGCHFIDFNIDPDFNNCIDSLIMVEIDKIAPKKRQRYIETSLH; encoded by the coding sequence ATGATCGATGCCGAACGCATTTTGCAAGAAACCTATCCGGACGCTAATTGGGGAAAACACAACAAGTTAGTGATCAAAACGTTGCGAAAACTGTTGCACGAAGACGATTTCAACAACGTCATCCGCAAAAACCAGCATTTACGCGGTTATGCGTTCTTGGACAAATTATTGAATTATTTCGATTTCAGCTACCAAGTCAGCAGCAGCTCCTATAACAACATCCCGGCCGAAGGCCGCTTGTTGATTGTCGCCAACCATCCCATAGGCACCTTGGACGGCTTGGCTTTAGTCAAGTTGATCCGTTCCGTTAGACCGGACGTGCGCATCGTCGCCAATCGGGTATTGACTTACATGGAACCGTTGCAATCGGTATTTTTGCCGGTGGACGTATTGAGCGAAAAGAAAGCCTTCAAAGAAAGTTATAAAGCCATGCTGGACGCCTTGGAAAGCGAACAAGCCTTAATTATGTTCCCGGCCGGCGAAGTATCGCGCATCACCCCCAAAGGCATACGCGACGGCAAATGGCAAAGCGGATTCATCAAACTGGCGAAGAAAACCCGCTGCCCCATTTTGCCGGTACACCTGCAGGCCAAGAATTCGGCGTTGTTCTACAGCATGTCCACCTTGTACAAACCGTTAGGCACCATGCTATTGGTCAAAGAAATGTTTAACAAAAACGGCCAGGAGATCAAAATCAAAGTCGGCGCGCCGATTCCCTACCAAGCCATAGTCAACAGCGATCAGAGCGACAAGCAGCTTTGCCAAACATTTCGCAAGCACGTGTTGAATTTGGGCAAGAAAAACAAACTTGCCTTATTCGAAACCTTTGAAGCCGTTCAGCACCCGGCCGACGCCAAAGCGATCAAAAAAGCCTTGTACCAATCGCGCCTGTTAGGCGAAACCCGCGATAGAAAAAAAATCTTCTTATACCAATTTCAAGATGATTGCCCGGTAATGCAGGAAATCGGCCGCTTGCGGGAATTAACCTTTCGTACCGTCGAGGAAGGCACCGGCACGCCTACCGATATCGACAAATTCGACGTCTATTACAGCCACTTGGTACTGTGGGACGAAAACGACTTGGAAATCGTCGGCGCGTATCGGATAGGCGAAGGCCCGAAAATCATGGCAAGCCACGGCATAGACGGTTTCTATACCAGTACCTTATTCGATTTGACCAGCGAATTCGCCCGCTTCTTGCCCAACAGTCTGGAGTTGGGCCGCAGCTTCGTGCAACCGCGCTATTGGGGACAGCATAGCTTGGACTATTTGTGGTACGGCATCGGCGCTTATCTACGCGAGCAACCGGACATCAAATATTTATTCGGCCCGGTTAGCATCAGCAATGCCTACCCGCAATTGGCCAAGGAACTGATCATTGGATTCTACCGACAACAATTCGGTAGCGAGCTACCCAGTGCCAAAGCCAAGCAACCCTTTTTGCTGTCCGAACAATGCCGGCAATTCGCCGCCCAGGAATTTGCGGCCGACTATTCGACCAGCTTTAAGGTTTTAAACAGTGAGTTAAAAAAACTGGGAGTCAAAGTGCCTACCTTGTACAAGCAATATGTCGAATTGTGCGTGGACAAAGGCTGCCACTTCATCGATTTCAACATAGACCCCGACTTTAACAACTGCATCGATAGTTTGATCATGGTGGAAATAGACAAAATCGCACCGAAAAAGCGGCAGCGTTACATCGAAACCTCTTTACACTAA
- a CDS encoding alpha/beta fold hydrolase: MRDAYGKHWLLLRGLSRESAHWGDFPELLRQAFPQSKISTLDLPGSGNRNSESCPMTIADITDAVRRQAIRQNLMQQPLTVLALSMGGMIAWEWMLKHPEDICAGALINVSLASLSPFYKRMHWRNYPELFKLLTLQDPLQRELTIVRRVTNLNEKHHALAERWEQIHRARPISRLNSLRQLAAAASYRPDARKPQSPILLLNSRGDRLVDPDCSAAIQRRWQLQLETHLWGGHDLTSDDGPWVVNTLQAWLRKLQTEAAAS, translated from the coding sequence ATGCGTGACGCTTACGGAAAACATTGGCTGTTGCTGCGTGGCTTGTCCAGGGAGTCGGCGCATTGGGGCGATTTCCCCGAGTTGCTGCGGCAAGCGTTTCCGCAATCGAAAATCTCGACCCTGGATTTACCCGGGAGCGGCAACCGCAATTCGGAAAGTTGTCCCATGACCATAGCGGATATTACGGACGCAGTAAGGCGACAAGCGATCCGTCAGAATCTGATGCAGCAACCCTTAACCGTGCTGGCCTTGTCCATGGGCGGCATGATTGCCTGGGAATGGATGCTCAAGCATCCCGAGGATATATGCGCCGGCGCCTTGATCAACGTGAGCCTGGCATCGCTAAGCCCGTTTTATAAGCGAATGCACTGGCGCAACTACCCGGAACTGTTTAAGTTACTAACGCTGCAAGACCCACTGCAGCGTGAGCTGACTATCGTACGCCGAGTGACCAATTTGAACGAGAAACACCATGCGCTCGCCGAGCGCTGGGAGCAAATACACCGCGCCCGCCCCATCAGCCGACTCAACAGTCTGCGACAACTGGCCGCTGCTGCGAGCTACCGGCCCGACGCGCGGAAACCGCAGAGCCCGATACTGTTGTTAAACAGCCGGGGCGACCGTTTGGTCGACCCGGATTGCTCGGCAGCGATTCAACGACGCTGGCAATTACAGTTGGAAACCCACCTTTGGGGCGGCCACGATTTAACTTCGGACGACGGCCCGTGGGTGGTTAACACACTTCAAGCCTGGTTGCGGAAACTGCAAACCGAAGCTGCGGCTAGTTGA
- a CDS encoding M14 family zinc carboxypeptidase, which produces MFQELAQLESLLERLDGHARIETLTRIRWQGHDFPVYAIVLGTLQPQAPTLGFFGGVHGLEKIGSEVILSYLQTLIEMLEWDRELQRRLAESRLVFVPIVNPVGVYRGTRANGNGVDLMRNAPIEGQGNTKLYSGHRLTPWLPWYRGDASRMETEAEALCEVVRRYLFEAELSIVLDLHSGFGIRDRLWFPYASCREPFPDIAEAYALKNLFDHCFPHHVYRIEPMSEEYVINGDLWDYLYDSFKSSPQAGRLFLPLTLEMGSWLWLRKSPLHLFQRHGLFHPLLPHRQQRILRRHFTLFEFLHRCLLSPTKWAEQTHDQRVDNRRAAWETWYA; this is translated from the coding sequence GTGTTCCAGGAATTAGCCCAACTCGAATCGCTATTGGAGCGCTTGGATGGCCATGCCCGCATCGAAACCCTGACCCGCATCCGTTGGCAGGGTCACGATTTCCCGGTTTACGCGATTGTGTTAGGGACGTTGCAGCCGCAAGCGCCTACCCTAGGCTTTTTCGGCGGCGTGCACGGGCTGGAAAAGATAGGATCGGAAGTCATATTGTCTTACTTGCAGACCTTGATCGAAATGCTGGAATGGGACCGGGAATTACAACGGCGTCTGGCCGAATCCCGCCTGGTGTTTGTGCCCATCGTCAACCCGGTCGGCGTTTACCGCGGCACCCGCGCCAACGGTAACGGGGTCGATTTGATGCGCAACGCGCCTATCGAAGGTCAAGGCAATACCAAGTTGTATAGCGGCCACCGCTTAACGCCTTGGCTACCGTGGTACCGCGGCGACGCATCCCGCATGGAAACCGAAGCCGAAGCCCTGTGCGAGGTGGTGCGGCGCTATTTGTTCGAGGCCGAACTGTCCATAGTCTTGGATTTGCATTCCGGTTTCGGCATTCGCGACCGTTTGTGGTTTCCTTATGCTTCCTGCCGCGAACCCTTTCCCGACATAGCCGAAGCTTACGCGCTGAAAAATTTATTCGATCATTGTTTTCCTCACCACGTCTATCGCATAGAGCCGATGAGCGAAGAATACGTGATTAACGGCGACCTCTGGGATTATCTATACGACAGTTTCAAATCCTCGCCCCAAGCCGGCCGCTTGTTCTTACCGTTGACCTTGGAAATGGGCTCCTGGTTGTGGTTGCGCAAAAGCCCTTTGCACTTGTTTCAGCGTCACGGCCTGTTTCACCCTTTGCTACCGCATAGGCAACAGCGCATCTTGCGTCGCCATTTCACCTTGTTCGAATTTTTGCACCGCTGTTTATTATCCCCGACTAAATGGGCCGAACAAACTCACGATCAGCGCGTCGACAACCGCCGCGCGGCATGGGAGACTTGGTATGCGTGA
- a CDS encoding YqiA/YcfP family alpha/beta fold hydrolase: MQNLVIYNHGKDSIPWGEKALALASIAKTHGYAFISPDYQVSNDPDWRVRQLLNMDLSGYERIVLAGSSMGAYVATVAATHIKPAGLFLIAPAFYLPGYTCQTFEPYTSRIEVFHGWQDEVVPPEHAWRFCRTHRAVLHMLDADHRLLAVLPQMAEAFGRFLIACTA; the protein is encoded by the coding sequence ATGCAAAATTTGGTGATTTACAATCACGGCAAGGACAGCATTCCGTGGGGCGAAAAAGCCTTGGCCCTGGCGAGCATCGCCAAGACGCACGGATATGCGTTTATCAGCCCGGATTATCAAGTCAGCAATGATCCCGACTGGCGGGTGCGGCAGTTGCTGAATATGGATTTGTCCGGTTACGAGCGTATCGTGCTGGCGGGATCCAGCATGGGCGCTTACGTCGCCACAGTGGCGGCGACGCACATCAAGCCCGCAGGATTATTTCTAATCGCGCCGGCCTTCTATCTGCCGGGCTATACCTGCCAAACCTTCGAACCCTATACGTCGCGAATAGAAGTTTTTCACGGCTGGCAAGACGAGGTGGTACCGCCGGAGCACGCCTGGCGATTCTGTCGGACCCACCGCGCGGTGTTGCATATGTTGGATGCCGATCATCGCTTGCTCGCTGTATTGCCGCAAATGGCCGAGGCTTTCGGGCGGTTTTTAATCGCCTGTACGGCTTAA
- the waaA gene encoding lipid IV(A) 3-deoxy-D-manno-octulosonic acid transferase, with amino-acid sequence MLRLYTCLFTLALPLILARLYWRGFKAPAYRERWAERLGIYRGPARGPTLWFHCVSVGEAEAAFPLIRLLQAELPALPLVVTTTTPTGSARIKAVLGDSVEHVYLPYDLPWIITGFLRHFRPRLAVFMEKELWPNICAACRRRAVPLFIVNARLSARSAAAYRKMPSLSQSALATVAGIACQTQADRQNFLQIGALADNTAVLGNLKFDVSIDAEVIEKGRQLKRSEFKGRFVWILASTHQDEEAQLMHLYPRLKREIPELLLMIAPRHPERFHAVERVAQEQGLAVVTRSSARTVAAETDVYLADSMGELKMLYAAADVAFVGGSLVPVGGHNVLEPALVGVPVLFGMQMFNFQDIAERLLAEQAVVQCADAQQLAAAVLRIYRDADYRDKLAATAKAFVLRNQGATRRVADLLIARLRGN; translated from the coding sequence ATGCTTAGGCTTTATACCTGCTTATTTACCCTAGCCTTGCCGCTAATCTTAGCTCGCTTGTATTGGCGCGGATTCAAGGCGCCTGCCTATCGGGAGCGTTGGGCGGAGCGTCTGGGCATTTACCGCGGTCCCGCACGCGGACCTACGCTTTGGTTTCATTGCGTATCGGTGGGAGAGGCGGAAGCCGCGTTTCCTTTAATACGCCTGCTGCAGGCCGAATTGCCTGCCTTGCCCCTAGTCGTGACGACGACGACGCCGACCGGATCCGCTCGAATCAAAGCCGTATTGGGCGATAGCGTCGAGCACGTGTATCTGCCTTACGATCTGCCTTGGATAATCACCGGGTTTTTACGGCATTTTCGCCCGCGCCTCGCGGTGTTCATGGAAAAAGAACTTTGGCCGAATATCTGTGCCGCTTGCCGTCGGCGCGCCGTGCCCCTGTTCATCGTCAATGCCCGCTTGTCGGCTCGCTCCGCGGCAGCCTATCGCAAAATGCCGAGTTTAAGCCAATCTGCACTGGCCACGGTGGCGGGAATCGCTTGCCAGACCCAGGCCGATAGGCAAAATTTCCTGCAAATCGGCGCTTTGGCCGATAACACTGCGGTTTTGGGTAATTTGAAGTTCGATGTGTCGATAGACGCCGAGGTGATAGAAAAAGGTCGCCAGCTAAAACGTAGCGAATTCAAAGGTCGCTTCGTTTGGATATTGGCCAGCACGCATCAAGACGAGGAAGCGCAGTTGATGCACCTCTATCCCAGACTGAAGCGGGAAATTCCCGAATTGCTGTTAATGATCGCTCCGCGGCATCCCGAGCGTTTCCACGCCGTCGAGCGGGTGGCGCAGGAACAGGGGCTGGCGGTGGTGACGCGCAGTTCGGCGCGAACCGTAGCGGCCGAAACTGACGTGTACTTGGCCGATAGCATGGGCGAACTGAAAATGTTGTACGCCGCGGCGGATGTTGCCTTCGTCGGCGGTAGTCTGGTGCCGGTAGGCGGGCATAACGTATTGGAACCGGCGTTGGTGGGCGTTCCGGTGTTGTTCGGCATGCAGATGTTTAACTTCCAGGATATCGCCGAACGATTGTTGGCCGAGCAGGCGGTCGTGCAATGTGCGGATGCTCAGCAACTGGCCGCCGCCGTTTTGCGGATTTACCGGGACGCCGATTACCGCGATAAACTGGCCGCGACCGCCAAGGCTTTTGTGCTGCGCAACCAAGGCGCCACTCGCCGGGTCGCCGATTTGTTAATCGCCCGCTTGCGTGGCAATTGA
- a CDS encoding DUF2914 domain-containing protein translates to MVYYQRKNEAQTRTVAWLEQRRAAKIAESSMADNRVIIKINYDKDKYRKALIDPKMVTVWHTGRILAAVLTFFILIAFAVYWVKFAGSDRPASEPLPPETAIGDSQISDSVKTEGSPALPEKPVGIKAETSGNTLSEKVFKPGAIIFDRRVIRASLNTELLKGEPLKPVDAYRFVPEAGKTLELFYFCEVKQLAKQTLYQAWYKNGGLVIKKRVDIKSDKFKLVSSRKFTLEDVGEWRVALIHADGKLFSQVNFLVNH, encoded by the coding sequence ATGGTATATTACCAAAGGAAAAACGAAGCGCAAACGCGCACCGTAGCTTGGCTTGAACAAAGACGGGCTGCAAAAATTGCGGAGAGCAGCATGGCGGATAACAGAGTGATTATTAAGATAAATTACGATAAGGACAAATATCGGAAAGCATTGATCGATCCGAAAATGGTAACGGTATGGCATACCGGTAGAATTCTAGCAGCTGTGCTCACTTTTTTTATATTAATCGCGTTCGCGGTTTATTGGGTTAAATTTGCCGGCTCGGATCGCCCGGCCTCGGAGCCGCTTCCGCCGGAAACGGCTATCGGGGATTCGCAAATTAGCGATTCCGTCAAAACGGAAGGCAGCCCGGCTTTGCCGGAAAAGCCGGTTGGAATTAAGGCTGAGACTAGCGGCAATACGTTGTCCGAAAAAGTTTTCAAACCGGGTGCAATCATTTTCGATAGACGAGTAATTCGTGCGTCGCTGAATACCGAGTTATTAAAAGGCGAACCGCTAAAGCCGGTTGATGCGTACCGGTTCGTGCCGGAGGCCGGTAAAACCTTGGAGCTGTTTTATTTTTGCGAAGTAAAGCAATTGGCCAAGCAAACTCTATATCAAGCTTGGTACAAAAACGGCGGTTTAGTGATCAAAAAGCGTGTCGATATTAAATCGGATAAGTTTAAGCTAGTATCTTCACGTAAGTTTACACTCGAAGATGTCGGCGAATGGAGAGTGGCGTTAATCCATGCTGACGGCAAGTTATTTAGCCAAGTGAATTTCTTAGTTAATCATTAG
- the lipB gene encoding lipoyl(octanoyl) transferase LipB yields MNASTLVRQLGLTDYRTVWQDMQQFTDRRGPDSNDEIWVTEHLPVYTLGLNGKPEHVLAAGDVALVQSDRGGQVTYHGPGQLVVYLLADLRRLSWGPRRAVSVLEQAMIATLAQYGISGEARADAPGVYVQGHKIGALGLRIRRGCCYHGLSLNNAMDLTPFSRINPCGYVGMQVTQLADLGVCIKTHELAVPVVHHLIEAIES; encoded by the coding sequence GTGAACGCATCCACTCTGGTCAGGCAATTGGGCTTGACGGATTATCGAACGGTCTGGCAAGACATGCAGCAGTTCACCGACCGGCGCGGTCCCGATAGCAACGATGAAATTTGGGTTACCGAGCATTTGCCGGTCTACACCTTAGGGCTCAACGGCAAGCCGGAACACGTGTTGGCTGCCGGGGATGTGGCATTGGTGCAAAGCGATCGCGGCGGGCAAGTGACTTATCACGGTCCGGGCCAATTGGTGGTTTACCTGTTGGCCGATTTGCGGCGCTTGTCGTGGGGGCCCCGGCGGGCGGTCAGCGTACTGGAACAGGCGATGATTGCGACGCTGGCCCAATACGGAATCAGCGGCGAAGCGCGCGCCGATGCGCCGGGCGTGTATGTGCAGGGACACAAAATCGGCGCCTTAGGACTTAGAATACGGCGTGGCTGTTGCTACCACGGATTGAGTTTGAACAACGCTATGGACTTGACCCCGTTTAGCCGGATCAATCCCTGTGGTTATGTCGGCATGCAAGTCACCCAATTGGCCGATTTAGGCGTGTGCATCAAAACTCACGAACTGGCTGTGCCGGTCGTGCATCATCTGATCGAGGCTATCGAATCATGA
- a CDS encoding H-NS histone family protein, whose product MTDFNNLSEAEIQALIDNAERALKERMNSKRKEVLAQIKELAASIGVTVEIGESDKRSERKGSKVAAKYRNPADASQTWTGRGLAPKWMQELLAAGRDKAEFEIN is encoded by the coding sequence ATGACTGATTTTAACAATCTCTCTGAAGCGGAAATTCAAGCACTGATCGATAATGCCGAAAGAGCTTTAAAGGAGCGGATGAACAGCAAGCGTAAGGAAGTTTTAGCGCAAATTAAGGAACTTGCGGCGTCAATTGGCGTGACTGTTGAAATTGGCGAAAGCGATAAAAGGTCGGAAAGGAAAGGCAGCAAAGTGGCGGCTAAATACCGTAATCCGGCCGATGCTTCTCAAACTTGGACGGGTCGCGGTCTGGCGCCGAAATGGATGCAGGAATTGCTGGCTGCCGGCAGAGACAAAGCCGAGTTCGAAATCAACTAG